The Setaria viridis chromosome 2, Setaria_viridis_v4.0, whole genome shotgun sequence DNA window ttggagtccgacggcgactctggGTCCAACTATGACTCAAAGTCTGACAGCGACTCTAAgtttgactacaactcgaaagtccGACTACATCACAAGCTCGCTGACGACTACAGGTGGCTCGCCGATGATTTCATCGACTATGTCGTAGGCACACCGACTACTCCAGCCAAGCATGGTCTACGCTCAAAACGCATCCTTGTCTCGGGGTCTTGGATAAGTCCGACCCTCCAagccaggggtcgggcgattcgaagccttgcggcaaggggtcgggcgcatccgaccttgggaccaagggtcgggcaaggcggagttccatcctcaaagggtcgggcgcatccgaccctaagtccaagggtcgggcgaggcggagttccatcctcaaagggtcgggcatgtccgaccccgggaccttgggtcgggcgagacggaatgaactactcctcgcccaCGTCAAGACAACCATGATCAGCTTGCCGACGACTCCATCAGCTACGGGCAGCTCATTGACGACttcaactcgtctcgactaaaaattagtcggggcaaattttgcatcaccgacaactagtcagaatcgcctccgactagtcgacttcgtcaacaaccgttacggcttcatcaatgACTgtcacggcttcatcaacaatcatccacgaatttagctaagtcacttttctaatttattttctggcttattttccgtttgcgcgcaacacgcgctctactcgctggAAACTCTTGTGCGCATGCGcgctctattcgccggagggcagcaaactctttcgcgctaccgcgctctctttttatcgcaacagtGAATTTTCCTTGTCTTCTcttgaggtcactactcttctcgagaagaacacgccttaactcgtgaaagcctcaggcgcatctgtcacgcctaagcccatacgcgtatacgagacaacgatctcacacacgcagcggcaacggctacccagagactgagagcctaagcataacaggctaactactcgggaagagtatgactgaaacaagaggttgactcgcaatcgtgcagtctctttcttgtcgtaACATCGactcctctcacttttgtcttctcttaaggtcactactcttctcgagcagaacacgccttaactcgtgaaagcctcaggtgcatctgtcacgcctaagcccatacgcgtatacgagacaacgatctcacacacgcagtggcaacggctacccagatacTGAGGGCCTaatcgtaacaggctaactactcaggaagaatatgaccgaaataagagcatgacacaactttcatactgatcactgaataaatttcagcagtttcaaaatcctacaaatatgctacataatgtacgcattttttctttcaggtcaagctttggtgACGACGCTCGTCGTGACGCCCACTAAGCATGTctccaacggcacaggctagttcccgaactcgggggctaagcaccaattagAACTCCTAATATCTCTAGTGGCttagctagctcccaggctcgggggctggacgtcgTAAAACCACTCGAcatggctccaacgacttacctggcgcataagcacggggactggacgccgcaagactactcgaatgatgacctgagtgaagattcaagaccctcgggttgattattcaatcaatccaaggcttgggggctgataagctacacccaacaatcgattttttcaagtcgaaagaggaagattcaagattttgaccctcagcctgattctacgattcaacctaaggctcgggggctactccatatggagtgcgactttcgccgccctccatacatggagactacaatatcatgttgatcaagactttgagcacaccatagcctcatggcagttttgagaagcattgaaagatttagcctgacaaagtactcgaagagcaccaagactactcggcgaatatctcaagactactccaAGACTCCTGCATTCGACTATAAAGCGCTTGGGGGCTtatcggggatacatccccagtactcgcaaggaaggaagaagtcagactcctactaggattcccctgtaatcctactaggactcatcccatgtaatcctactaagactcctccttgtaatccgactagtactctgccccctggagtatataaaggagggcaggggttcctagctcggcaggtcatacctcaacacccaagtcAGGACACACGAGGataactccagttcatcaaatacaaaccaacacacaggacgtagggtattacacgatctagcggcccaaacgtgtctaaatcgtgttccttgcgtcaccattgattccttgattctcgacgacccttaccgcataaaagaccacctagggtaccccctaggcgggttgccggtttAAAACATCGACAGATAGCATGGTAGGCAGCACCCAAGTTCTGGAGTCCGAGCAGGAATCAACTAGTATTGTAGACCGATTTGCACGATGGCTTAAATGCCAGCTCGTGAGAACCAATctgactagtgggagaagttgagttgtacttgAACTCATCCCCCAAGCCATTGAATAGGTAAAAAATTTCATTAAATTTCTTGATGaaatcctccagagcttggcactgaaggttgatgtcgtactgCTTATCCTTTGGGGCcggcgcaatgtggcggtggaaattttcaGTGCTGTCTGCGAcacaaacccaggagccgaagatgaatttCGAGCCCACTTCGAACAtgatggtgggcttgatgatgacttgagccattgaGCTCACTAGTGGATTCGGCGAGATTCCCTACTTTGCgtgccagctatcggtgtttagacctggcaatctaccgaggggtatcccgaggtagtagattggttggtggggaatcattggacctagaactcgaaggtaaaagcaaggacataagacacagatttatacaggttcatgCCACcagaatagcgtaataccctacatcctgtttggggtgttgtatattgcgccctgcgcttgggtgttgtttggtattgaggatttggtcctctgttgtggttctatgaggtcttcgcctactgatctagggacccctgccctcctttatatacttagggggcgggattactagtcggttataaggtaggaatcctagtaggattacatggtatgagtcgtagtaggattacagaggaatcctagtaggtgtccgtcttttttcttccttgcgggtacaggggatctatccctgacaggTGCTCTACATTCATTAATATTATGTCACTTAAGcaatttttctaaacttgtgcccTTTAGTGACAATATCCTAACACTCCCTTTGGTCCAATCTTAGTGTATAACTTAGTGCCCAAAACATAAGAGGCTTACATCAAGATATCTTTATATCTAATTGAATGATATACCTTTTACAACATGTACTAACTGCTACTTAAGAGTAACACTCACTTAGAGTGATATACCTTTTacccccgcccggccgcctaGCTTCACCTCCCGCCGCGTCTGGacgagcccgccgccggccgagcacCCCGTCGCCGAAGGCCCGAGGCCGGCCGCCGAAGCCCGCCGCGAAGGCCCGACGCCGGCTGCCGAAGCCCGCCGCCAGCCTGCGTGCCCCCCCGCCGCCCATGTCACCCTGCCACCGAagcccgccaccggccgcagcgccccgccggcggccggagcgccCCACCGCCGAAGGCCTCCGCCGGTCGCAACGCCCCACTGCCGGCCGCTGAAGCCCGCCCACCACCGTCAAAGGTATGAAATCCCCAACTTTGAGCAATTTTTATTTGATTCATTCGAATGATATTTCCCCATTGAAGTAGTATTTGGACGTGTTTGGAATCTTGATTAATACAGTAGATTAGATAGTTAGATTATTAGATATATGTGTTTTTCAGATGTAGTTCGGTGTGCAGTCAGCAACTGGAGAGGTCAGGGAAGGTGATTTTGTTAGTTGAGCTGAGTCATACAAAAGCTGTTATGACTTGCTgatacatctagacatatatgGTCGGAAAGGTGTACATCGGGGCATAGGTCGAGTAGGTTCATGTAGAAATATCATTTTTGGAATGAGATTATAACCATGCTGTCTAGTTTAAGATGCATGGGAACGGTACATGTAGCAAAGTCGTCAGTCTAGTTCTGAGAATCTTGGAATGGAATGATGGATACTGCACCTGTAGGTTTGTTTTTGTCATTCTCCGTTAATCTGTTGGGTCATCTGTGATCTGTATATACCGTACCGTGGGGGGCTACGCTCCGGCCCAAGCCTCCGGCGACGGGCCTCCGCTCCGTCAGAAGCCCGGCCTATttcctggagtgaatttggaacaactccaacagtTACAGCCTCATAAACAGTGCTCCTACTGCTTAACAACACCCTCTTATGATCTCTTTGTTATGACTTCTGCTGTTTCTATTGTTGtcacaacaaatattttactAGATGTTAATAGCAATTAACATAGAAACCTGAATTTTGCATCATTGTTCTGACTAATAAGAACTTGGAGGAAATTCGCAACAAAATTTATGATATGTTTCTAATCATTGTCAATTATTACAGAGAGCACATATCAAAAACACATCAGGAGGAGATCCCCTGCCGTCCCTGGCATCTCGAGGAGTTCCGCCAGCCACAAGGTATGgcaaaaacttttttttcattAACTGAAATGCATCAGGAGGAGTACACCTTTGATTGTGCCTTTGAGGTTGTTGTGTGTGTATAAAATATATATACTCTAGTGCTGTGTGTGTATAAAATTGATATACTCGAGGCCTTCTAATATGAAATCTGTGACTTCGATAGATGCCAGAAATTGATTGGAATTTGGAGAACACTCGAGTGCTGTGTGTGTTGTTTGCCGAACAAGTtgaaaaaggaaatcggccaaacacacacttgaatgcacttggttatgctgaggttgagaaggggttcaaggaaaggactggaattgtggctaccaagggtcagatcaagaacaaatgggacaagTTTAAGGAAGATTTCAAagcatggaagaaactaatACTAAGGCAAACAGGGACTGGTTGGGATCCTATAAAGAAGACTATTGCTATGGATGGtgaatggtggaaaaaagctagagctgtaagttggttaaaaaattttgctatatttttttgCATATGTCAAACCTGTTGAtaatacttataataatattattATTATGTGCTTATTTCAGGACATTCCAGGTTGTGGcaagttcaaaaagaagggccttgagaatgaagatgaattagccaagtgttttgctgacattactactattggtattaatcattggtctcctcatgttgtgaatgttgaagcaaCCGAAAATGTTGATGTGACGCAAGATGAGGCAACCAATTTTGAGCCAGAAGGTGATGATTTCATTCCTGAAACACAAGAGGAGGATATTGGTATTTCTCCTTCACCTGCGAGTGGCAAGATACTGGCAAGGCCTGTTGACAGGAGTGGTAAAAAAATGAAGTCTGGAAATGCATTCCTAATTCAAGAAGCAGtaacaagtatggcaagttcagccaatgaatatgtttcgaagagacatggaaaatattATATTGAGGAAGTGATGGAGGTTGTGATTGCTTGTGGGGCCGGCTATGATAGCAATGAACCTTACATGGCATCTgaactgtttgtgaagaaggagcaaagggagatgttcatgaccttgcctactaatgagattaggttcaattggcttaggaggaagtacaatgataaatatgaaaaatagaaattggcttagtgagagtgatgtcatttgtgtatgctactattttatttttgtctcatgtgtggtacattttattttattgcattttatttatgtatgacaattgtatcttacatttcatttatgtcaatgttcacagatgtcttcaagtgagtctgatgaatctagtgattctgatggtgaatatttttttaaaatggttgagagctgtggtaagctagcacaaagttatcatgactcatatatggataaggcaccgccgagatttatgttttcacaacagagtggaatgggatggctgatggagacggtaaacactccaggggagtgccatcgaatgcttcggatgaatgaggttatttttcaggatcttcatgatgtgttggttgagagGTACGGATTAAAACCATCGAAGCACATGAATACTCTTGAAATGTTGGCCATTTTCCTATTCACATGTGGTGGGTgtgagtcaaatagaagaggacagaataagttcaaacactcaggtgaaaccattagtagaaaatttcatgaagttctaaattgtgtggttgccatggcacaagatttcttgagaccaacagatcctaattttcgcaatgtgcacaagaggaaaaggaatgacaagagagcatacccacactttaaggattgcattggtgcacttgatggaacccatattcgtgtgtatttatcaccggaagaacaagtgagatatattggtaagactggaattgcaactcaaaatgtgcttgccgtttgtgattttgatatgcgcttcatctatgtggctgcgggtcaaccgggttctttgcatgacactagtgtattgtaccatgcattggaagcagatgtaaatatcttcccacatcctcctcaaggtaaatatttttccttatgttccttttcatatttgtatgcacaaacttattttattttacatatgtgtagGCAAGTACTATGTTGTAGATGTGGGCTATCCTAATTGTCCGGGGTATCCggctccatacaagggtgaaagataccacttacccgagtggcatcgaggtatggaaccaaatactccaaaagagaagttcaaccgtatacactcatctgttcgtaatgttattgagcggtcgtttggagtattaaaaatgaaatggtaaatcctttacaagatgcccggttattcaatggtcacacaaaagaagattgttgctgctactatggttctacacaatttcatacgtgaacatgctaccattgatgtggactttgctaattttgatagagatcctacctacatgcctactattccggaaagatacaacaagtatgctgtgtctcaacatgcctccgatggatcaacttcggaatcaagctttgtgactatggacacctttcgtgatagtatagctacatcaattgccctaacatggaattagtgcaatgattattgtaacgaccttattttggaactatgaatttatttcaaaattttaaatttttggaacatgtaatttattattattttggacttcaatgcatgtagtttcattttatatttgtgataagtagttcaagTTGAACCAGGGGAAAGAAaggcaatctaccctcaaactcctcttttctggagctagggacaccctcccagccaaacaccctcaccagacagctccaactccacccagagctggctccacctggagttctggagtggagcagctccacctagagttggagtcatgccaaacagggcctaagacTCGGAATTCCCAATACTCCGAATCTGAGATTTTAGGTTCTCTACCAGCACCAGCGGCTCACGTTACTTTGTTACTGGGATGTAATAGTTGTCTCAATATTACGAAACTGCTATAAGTTTTCAGAAAATCTATAGATGGCTAAAAGTTGGTCATACCATTTTGGAAACCAAGATACTCCTACTTTGAAATGatgtttttttctcgaataaaCTGGAGATCTGCATATCATTGTATTAATTTGTTACTGAGATGTAACAATTGTTGCAATATTATGAAACTGCTATAAGTTTTCAGATAAATCTGTAGATGGTTAAAAGTTACCCCTATCATTTTGGAAACTAAGATACTCATACTCCTACTTTGAAGTGATGTTTTGGTTTCGTACAATCAGTCTTTTAAGCTTTAGTTATAAGCAGTTTTTTTATGTTGAATTTGATTACCGAAAATAATACGAGCAGATATATAGTTTCCAACTTTACCACTTATTGCAATGAGTACTCTAAATGAATATGCTTCTTAAAATATGTCTAAAAAACCTAACAAGCTTTTTTTTACGAAAAGACGGCAAGAGGATTGTCATGTTATATTaatagaaaggaaaaagaaaataaaatgaaaataaaagagaCAACAATTGAACAGCTATGGAGAAACCTAAAAAATGCTACATAAAAAATTGTCCATCAGATTGGTGAAAAATTGATCTTTTGCATGCTTTCAGAGAATTGGATCGTGTATGCGCTCTTGGCTGTATAGTTACCATCGTTTGTCCACCTTCGTTTGATTCTTCCTGCACATCCCTACTTTGATGATGTAGCTTTTCATATAGAGTGGTGTATTGGTGTAGTTCTTCAGCCGATTGGATATGGTGTATTGGTGTAGTTCTTTAGCTGATTGGATACGTCGGATCCACACATTATTGTTCAAAATCTTGTTTAACCTGATATTCTTCCTGATAGATTTTGCGTACACGAGGGGAAACCCAACAACTCTACCAAAACTCAGCCTGTGAGGGGCTAGCCGCCTCCAGAGCGTTAGTGAGAGAAGGTCTCTCACATAGATCGAGAAAATCTTTGAAGAATTAGGTTGGCTCTTGACCATGTGTTTTAGTGTGGGACAGAAGAGTGATTGTTTTATCCCTAGCTTGAAATTCACTCTCATGAGAAGTCGAACCCAGAACCTGAGGAGGTGCTATTAGAGCTGTCTAACCAACTTAGCTAGAGGCCCTCTACCACCATATATAGCATTTTAGACAACAAAGTTTCAGAAACATCCCACATGCATGAAAGCAGTGTTCTTTATGATGGCAACAACATTAGCGGCTTGAAAGAAACATCAGCTCCAGGTCGATCAGGGTTCCACGAAATGTCCTCCAAATTAAGGTGCTTTTACCGCTGAGGGGAGGGAGTGAGTGATCGATGGATCCTTACGCCTGCGTGCACATGGGCCGTCGATCGATGGACCGGCCGGATCCAAGCGGACGTAATGGTAGTAAAACAGTGTCAGCACTGCACGGGCATTAAAATTTGCTTCAGCATTTAATTTATGATGAGGCCTCCGCCTACCCACTCCACTGTTACCACTGTGTGTCCACGGATTACTCCATATTGATTGTTCTTCTTGGACCGCCATGGTAGGCGCGTTACGTTGCACGGAGCCATGCATAGTTGCTCCGTTTTAGCACTATTTATTTGCCGGGAAAGGAAATccttttttcaaaaatataatTTTGCTAAAAATAAACACGGTAACACTTACATACAGGAGTATATGATGTACGCACGCATTGTATTGTAACACTTACAGGAGCTAGCTCCAGTAAACATGGAGGTAGCGATTGTCCTGAAGCTAGTTAGCTGCTGGGCGAGTGAATCTAGCCGGCAGTGCAGGGACGAAGTAATTGAACGGAAATTTAAGTAGCCGGCCTGTGAGCCTGCCCGAGCACTTGGCCGGTTTGACTGACGACGACTCATGATCTCTTCTGATGCTGCTAGCTAGTGGCCTCTGGTGAAGCTAGAGAGATGATTGTCTGAAACAATCTTTGAGAGATCGAGACAGAGACAATGATGCCCTACGACTGTTGCAATGAAATCGGCTGCGCTGCCGGACGACGCTACCTGAAATTGCAGCCTTCTTTTTTCCGGGGCTTCATCATCATGCGCAGGATGAGGCATCGATCTATAAAGTCCAGCACTGGGCACGTATGTAAAAACCCCGGTTAATTTCATGTCGCATTTACCAGCCAAGAGGTACATACAGTACCTCCTAATATCTTTCCAGAGATACGGTTGGCCGACGGACGAGATGGCATGGGCACTAGAAAATACGTAGAAATCAAGCTCCCATCAATGGAGAAGCATCTTTGCGTTAGCTAAGAGCGATGAATGAGATCGATGCGCGTACTGTGCTTTGCTTACCAACCGCAAATTAAAGAAGATAATGGAGCTGAGACGACGCGCCCATCCTAGGCAATATGGCAACATATTAGGGCAGGCTACGAGGACGCGAGCAGCATGAACACGGCCCCAATATGGCAACACAGCAGGCACGTCCATGATGAGCAAGCGTCGCTGTCGATCGCCATGCCGAGGTGCcgaggggccggcggccgggaaACAAATGATGAACAGAGCTCCTTGCCCCAAGATCATGGAGCTCCGATCGGGTACGGGATACCCCGTCGGCCCCTCGGCCGCGCTTGCTGGCAAGTGGGTGAGTAGGCGCAGTAGGAGGCCCGGCGGTGCTGGGTGACAAGTGGGTGAGAAGGAGTAGTGGGAGGCCCGACGTCGTAAGCGAAGCTCTCGTGTTAACTTTATGATTTTAATTGTTTCTATAATTCTTGTAAAATGTGTGGTAGTGATTCATGTGAAATGTATTCATGTAATTCGTGTTGTGATTCATGTGATTGTGAAATTTGTTTTATTCTTGTGAAATCCGTGTGCACGCAAGCAATTTGTGattgtgatttttggagaagcAGGCGGTTGTGATTCTTGGAGAAGCGCGTTTTTGGAAGCTGAAGCAGTGGTATAAACAACCGATACTAAAAGTCCCCATTTAATACCGAAATAtgaataccggttgcacaaccggtactaaagtagGTTTGGACCCGATAGTGAAGGTGCATTCCCTAGCAATAACTAGATCTCCTATGGGAGAGCAAAGTTAAAGTAGATCTCGTGGCAGGCGCGCGTTCGATCAGGCATTATTTGCCATGGAAAGccaaagggggtgtttggataccgcgtgctaaactttagcacctgtcacatcggatgtttggatactaattaggagtattaaacatagtttaattacaaaactaattgcacagatggagtctaattcgcgagacgaatctattaagcctaattagtccatgatttaacaatgtggtgctacagtaaccatttgcta harbors:
- the LOC117842986 gene encoding L10-interacting MYB domain-containing protein-like, which encodes MPEIDWNLENTRVLCVLFAEQVEKGNRPNTHLNALGYAEVEKGFKERTGIVATKGQIKNKWDKFKEDFKAWRKKARADIPGCGKFKKKGLENEDELAKCFADITTIGINHWSPHVVNVEATENVDVTQDEATNFEPEGDDFIPETQEEDIGISPSPASGKILARPVDRSGKKMKSGNAFLIQEAVTSMASSANEYVSKRHGKYYIEEVMEVVIACGAGYDSNEPYMASELFVKKEQREMFMTLPTNEIRFNWLRRKYNDKYEK